The nucleotide window caatttactttcttatacaatgaggtaaattacattattttaacAAACACAGTAAGataaatttctattatttttttatagggtgATGAActgttcatttataatattatttggaagtaaattgcattaaatctttatatatacCATGCTTATAAATGAGAAAGTGAAACAATATAAAGCACATCAAAGGCAGTGAATCCAAACAAAACATCCCATATTTTGGACATAAATTCTTCGGAATTGTCTCAATCCAGAGCATGTGTAACACGAGTGATCATCAAAAGATGAATGAACAGGTAAAGAACaaacagaaacagaaaacaCCAAGCAAACTCTGCCCATCGCACTATCCACAATAGCCATTTTCAGAGCAGCACACTTGGGAATTGGCATGATCCATGACCTGTTCGAAGACGACGAATAAGTAGAAATAAGTAGTTTGAATCTAGGAAAGCAATGTGATAAATCCTGAATGAACCTATATTGGAAATTGCAGATGTGAATATTGAAGGAGATGAAGAAGAATATGGCTTCTAAAGACTTACTGGGGTCTGTGGTGGTCTGAACTGCAAGGCCATCGAAGTAACAAACCGCACCAGCATTCCTAAACTTAGCCCAATATGAGCTAAATGCATAGCTTGCATGTGCACTGATTGACACCGGCTGGTAGCAACCTTTTCCTGGAGCAAGCTCATTGCAAGTTCCGTTGCCCTGTCCACATGCAAAATCCAAAGCTGGCCCCAAATCCGTCAGGCTCGCCCTGCTGTCCGCCACGCACCATAACTTCCCTTTGTACGGGTGGTTGTTTGAAGGCTTTGGCAAAATAGCGTAGCTTGTTTCAGGGCGTGTCCCGGTTAAGTCCACCTGAAGATAATAGGTTAAGGGTGAGGAAAGATTTGTTATAATACAAAGATTTCACTAATAATCAGTTGAAGGAAGGAGACTGCATGCCATCCCCGGCCTGGACTTCATCTCTTTCTTACCTCATAAGTTGGCTTTCCGTTGTTACTCAGCAGTCCCCAGTGCCTTTCTGTTCCAGGCCCTGGCTTCTGATTTTCATCGTATAAAGAGAATATGAAGGTCAGAATCTCAATCCCAGGTCTAGCAGGTGTCCCAAGAGGTGGATTAGATGTCATTTTCATTACAAGATTACGGTTGTAAGTTGCTGCATTGTAGGCATTTGCACCTGGTTGATCAATGTCGCCAGCGTGAGGCCAACCGGTCTCTGATATGGCTAACAAAATGTTGTCAAACCCGTATTTACCCATGGCAAAGATGACAGAATCAAGCATTTGGTCCAGGAGATTTTTGTAAATCAAGCAACTCTCAGGATCCTGGTATGTCTCATTTCCATCCTTCAGCAATGCAAAATCCAAGTTCATGTTCGTCGGATCCAAAGACCATGGGAAGTAAGTGTATACATCAAGGAACAAAAACGATTTTGTCCCATTCAAGAATTTCAACAATGGTAGGATCACCTCACCCGGTATATCTGACCTGAATTTCCCACTTGAAGGTGGGAAACTTGATTCCAATGTTTCCATGGCTATCGCCGTGCTGACTTTAACATTGTGAATGTCTCTAATACTCAAAGATCTCTTGATATTTCTCATTGCTGGTACCAGATCATGCCACATTTTCAGATCATTATAGCTGAAAACTTCATTTCCTACTAGAACGAACCGGATCTTAGTACTCGGGTAGTAGGCCACGACATTTTCTTGCACCCATAGGTCCGCCTTCGACTGGTTTGCAGCAATGCCGGAAATTTGCTCATTGGTGACCATGATTGAAACATGGAGGTCTGTCCCTGATAAGAGTTTTAGGACTTCAGGGTTGGCATCGTAGAGCTTCACGTGCCCGGCTTCCATGGAGTTGAGAAGTGTGATCGTTTGGTAAGGAGATGGTAAGTTGTTCCCAAGGCGGCCGTAGTTTATGCCAATCTTCTCTGAACTCAATGCACctgagaaaaggaaattaaataGAGAATGTTATGACTTCTTGAAATGCAAGTATTGAAAATGTaggtgaaataaaaaaatgttggaGGAACTAACATGAGCAAGCAAGGATATAAGACAAGGAGAAGGCAAAAATCACAGTATTTGCGGCTTTCTTTGTGTACATCTTTGAACTGATCGCAACAATCGCTATAGCAAAATGTTGTAAGAATCTGACAgaagagtgtgtgtgtgtgtagtgtgAGGGGTGTGTGAATATTCTGCGAAAAATTAGACGAACgctacacatatatatatatgcaatggGAAGCTGAAGAAACTGTTGAACTACTAATCTTAAAACAGCTGCTCAACGATCTTTGTGATGATTTCTTAAACAAAGA belongs to Sesamum indicum cultivar Zhongzhi No. 13 unplaced genomic scaffold, S_indicum_v1.0 scaffold00186, whole genome shotgun sequence and includes:
- the LOC105179661 gene encoding probable glucan endo-1,3-beta-glucosidase A6; the protein is MCSVRLIFRRIFTHPSHYTHTHSSVRFLQHFAIAIVAISSKMYTKKAANTVIFAFSLSYILACSCALSSEKIGINYGRLGNNLPSPYQTITLLNSMEAGHVKLYDANPEVLKLLSGTDLHVSIMVTNEQISGIAANQSKADLWVQENVVAYYPSTKIRFVLVGNEVFSYNDLKMWHDLVPAMRNIKRSLSIRDIHNVKVSTAIAMETLESSFPPSSGKFRSDIPGEVILPLLKFLNGTKSFLFLDVYTYFPWSLDPTNMNLDFALLKDGNETYQDPESCLIYKNLLDQMLDSVIFAMGKYGFDNILLAISETGWPHAGDIDQPGANAYNAATYNRNLVMKMTSNPPLGTPARPGIEILTFIFSLYDENQKPGPGTERHWGLLSNNGKPTYEVDLTGTRPETSYAILPKPSNNHPYKGKLWCVADSRASLTDLGPALDFACGQGNGTCNELAPGKGCYQPVSISAHASYAFSSYWAKFRNAGAVCYFDGLAVQTTTDPSHGSCQFPSVLL